A genomic stretch from Natronomonas gomsonensis includes:
- a CDS encoding 3-keto-5-aminohexanoate cleavage protein, which yields MSVDQAASPAGTVADTSKGNDPERAIVTAALTGATTSKSHHPGIPHTPTEIAIEAEKACEAGAAQVHIHAKTNSGEPTFEDDVYDKIYEEIRARSDVIVNFSTGAFGVPVEERTSYLRAAEPEVAALNMGSMNYGKFDTGAEEFVFEETFVNSFEDISTFAQTMGDVGIKPELECFNPGHIRSIRPLLTRGEIEPPLQFSLVLGVLGGMPATPGSLLEQVRRLPENSTWQVIGVGREQWKLVSTAVAMGGNVRVGLEDNFYLPGGQRALDNAELVSKAVAMVENVGRETATPAEARQILSLQ from the coding sequence ATGTCCGTAGACCAAGCAGCCAGTCCCGCAGGTACAGTCGCCGATACGAGCAAGGGAAATGATCCAGAACGAGCTATCGTTACGGCAGCATTAACCGGTGCAACGACCTCAAAATCCCATCATCCGGGAATTCCACATACTCCGACAGAAATAGCGATCGAGGCTGAAAAAGCCTGCGAGGCGGGAGCAGCTCAAGTTCATATCCACGCCAAGACGAATAGTGGTGAGCCTACATTTGAAGATGATGTCTATGATAAAATATACGAGGAGATTCGTGCGCGTAGCGATGTCATCGTCAACTTCTCGACGGGGGCGTTCGGTGTTCCTGTTGAGGAACGAACGAGCTACCTCCGTGCTGCCGAGCCAGAAGTCGCCGCGCTGAACATGGGGTCAATGAACTATGGAAAGTTTGACACTGGGGCTGAGGAATTCGTCTTCGAGGAGACATTCGTTAACTCTTTCGAGGATATCAGTACATTCGCACAAACCATGGGTGATGTCGGTATCAAACCGGAATTAGAGTGTTTTAACCCCGGACACATCCGCAGTATCCGACCGCTACTAACACGTGGTGAGATTGAGCCGCCGCTCCAGTTTAGCCTCGTTCTCGGTGTTCTTGGGGGAATGCCAGCGACACCTGGGTCTCTTCTTGAGCAAGTTCGCCGCTTGCCGGAGAACTCAACATGGCAGGTTATCGGAGTCGGACGGGAGCAATGGAAACTCGTCAGCACAGCCGTTGCAATGGGTGGGAACGTTCGTGTTGGGTTGGAGGATAACTTCTATCTCCCAGGCGGCCAGCGGGCTTTAGATAACGCTGAGCTAGTTTCGAAAGCGGTCGCGATGGTGGAAAACGTTGGTCGTGAGACAGCAACACCCGCAGAAGCCCGACAAATACTCAGTTTACAGTGA
- a CDS encoding acyl-CoA mutase large subunit family protein encodes MFDPDDLEAIREGHEDWTEDTFGPTVERFGERKEQFTTDTGGQEVDPLYTPADIADIDYDEDIGFPGESPYTRGVYSTMHRGRLWTMRQYAGMGTASETNERFNYLMDEGQTGLSMAFDLPTQMGYDSDSEMAEGEVGKSGVAIDSLDDMETVFEGIPLDEVSTSMTINAPASVLLAMYIAVGDRQGVDREELRGTIQNDILKEYIARNTYIFPPEPSMRIITDIFEFCAEEVPSFNTISISGYHIREAGATAAQEIAFTLADGVEYVEAAIDAGLGVDEFAPQLSFFFNAHNNILEEVAKFRAARRMWYRIMEERFDAEKPASKQLKFHTQTAGSTLTAQQVENNVVRVAYQALAAVLGGTQSLHTNGKDEALSLPTEKSVRTALRTQQILAHESGAADTIDPLAGSYYVESLTDELENEAFDILDDIDDRGGMRQAVESGWVQGEIQDVAFERQREIETGERIIVGVNEYQVDEDPKEDIEEVSEEEQQQQKERVQAIRDDRDQAAVDDALADLKAAAEGDENVMPYIVDAVKAYATTGEICNAMRDVFGEY; translated from the coding sequence ATGTTCGACCCCGACGACCTCGAAGCCATCCGCGAGGGCCACGAGGACTGGACCGAGGACACCTTTGGCCCCACCGTCGAGCGCTTCGGGGAGCGCAAAGAGCAGTTCACGACCGACACCGGCGGCCAGGAGGTCGACCCCCTCTACACCCCCGCCGACATCGCCGACATCGACTACGATGAGGACATCGGCTTCCCCGGCGAGTCGCCGTACACCCGCGGCGTCTACTCGACGATGCACCGCGGCCGACTGTGGACGATGCGGCAGTACGCCGGCATGGGCACCGCCAGCGAGACCAACGAGCGATTCAACTACCTGATGGACGAGGGCCAAACCGGCCTCTCTATGGCCTTCGATTTGCCGACCCAGATGGGCTACGACTCCGACAGCGAGATGGCCGAAGGCGAGGTCGGCAAAAGCGGCGTCGCCATCGACTCTCTCGACGACATGGAGACCGTCTTCGAGGGCATCCCGCTGGACGAAGTCTCGACCTCGATGACCATTAACGCCCCCGCGTCGGTGCTGCTGGCGATGTACATCGCCGTCGGCGACCGACAGGGCGTCGACCGCGAGGAGTTGCGGGGGACCATCCAAAACGACATCCTCAAGGAGTACATCGCCCGCAACACCTACATCTTCCCGCCGGAGCCCTCGATGCGCATCATCACGGACATCTTCGAGTTCTGCGCCGAGGAGGTCCCGAGTTTCAACACCATCTCGATTTCGGGATATCACATCCGCGAGGCCGGCGCGACCGCCGCACAGGAAATCGCCTTCACGCTCGCCGACGGCGTTGAATACGTCGAAGCCGCCATCGACGCCGGCCTCGGCGTCGACGAGTTCGCCCCCCAGCTCTCCTTCTTCTTCAATGCCCACAATAACATCTTAGAGGAAGTCGCGAAGTTCCGGGCCGCACGCCGGATGTGGTACCGAATCATGGAGGAACGCTTCGACGCCGAGAAACCCGCCTCCAAGCAGTTGAAGTTCCATACCCAGACCGCCGGATCGACGCTGACCGCCCAGCAGGTCGAGAACAACGTCGTCCGCGTGGCCTATCAGGCACTCGCCGCCGTGTTGGGTGGCACCCAGAGCCTCCACACCAACGGCAAAGACGAGGCGCTCAGTCTGCCGACCGAGAAATCCGTCCGCACCGCCCTGCGAACCCAGCAAATCCTCGCCCACGAGTCCGGCGCCGCCGACACCATCGACCCGCTTGCGGGCAGTTATTACGTCGAATCGCTGACCGACGAACTCGAAAACGAGGCCTTCGACATCCTCGACGACATCGACGACCGCGGCGGGATGCGGCAGGCCGTCGAAAGCGGGTGGGTCCAAGGGGAGATTCAGGACGTCGCTTTCGAGCGCCAACGGGAAATCGAGACGGGCGAGCGAATCATCGTCGGCGTCAACGAGTATCAGGTCGACGAGGACCCCAAAGAGGACATCGAGGAGGTCTCCGAGGAGGAACAACAACAACAGAAAGAACGCGTCCAGGCGATTCGCGACGACCGCGACCAGGCGGCCGTCGACGATGCTCTCGCCGACCTCAAAGCGGCCGCCGAAGGTGACGAAAACGTCATGCCCTACATCGTCGACGCGGTGAAGGCCTACGCGACGACCGGCGAAATCTGTAACGCGATGCGCGACGTCTTCGGCGAGTACTAA
- a CDS encoding acetyl/propionyl/methylcrotonyl-CoA carboxylase subunit alpha — protein sequence MFDKVLVANRSEIAVRVMRACDDLGIDTVAVYSDADKHSGHVRYADEAYNIGPARAADSYLDHEGVIEAAEKADADAIHSGYGFLAENAEFAGKVEDTEGITWVGPSSESMEQAGEKTKARKVMDAADVPIVPGTTDPVDTVEEVHEFGEENGYPIAIKAEGGGGGRGMKIVRDPDEAEEQLETAKREGEAYFDNDSVYLERYLEEPRHIEVQILADEHGNVRHLGERDCSLQRRHQKVIEEGPSPALSDELREKIGEAARRGADEADYYNAGTFEFLVEEEDREDGELLGPDANFYFLEVNTRIQVEHCVTEELTGIDIVKWQLRVAAGEELTFEQDDVELEGHAIEYRINAENAADDFAPASGGELEVYDPPGGIGVRLDDAARQGDDLVTDYDSMIAKLIVHGEDREECFARSARALAEYDIEGIPTIIPFHRLMLDDEEFTAGTHTTKYLDHHLDRDRLDEAQEKWGTGDTESETDEEVVEREFTVEVNGKRFQVNLEERAEMAAARPAPGAAGGGGGGGGGGGGGGGGGSSAPAVSAEGEVVSAEMQGTILEVNVAEGDTVESGDVICVLEAMKMENDVIAEIGGTVTEVAIEEGQSVNQGDPLVVLD from the coding sequence ATGTTCGACAAGGTACTCGTCGCCAATCGGAGTGAAATCGCGGTGCGTGTGATGCGCGCCTGCGATGACCTCGGTATCGACACCGTCGCCGTCTACAGCGACGCTGACAAACACAGCGGCCACGTCCGCTATGCCGACGAAGCGTACAACATCGGTCCCGCCCGGGCAGCCGATTCGTATCTCGACCACGAGGGCGTTATCGAGGCTGCTGAAAAGGCCGACGCCGACGCCATCCACTCCGGCTACGGGTTCCTCGCAGAGAACGCCGAGTTCGCCGGGAAGGTCGAGGACACCGAGGGTATCACGTGGGTCGGCCCGTCCTCGGAGTCGATGGAGCAGGCCGGCGAGAAGACGAAGGCCCGGAAGGTGATGGACGCTGCCGACGTGCCAATCGTCCCCGGGACGACTGACCCCGTCGACACCGTCGAGGAGGTCCACGAGTTCGGCGAGGAGAACGGCTACCCCATCGCCATCAAGGCCGAAGGCGGCGGTGGTGGCCGCGGGATGAAAATCGTCCGCGACCCCGACGAGGCCGAGGAGCAACTCGAAACCGCCAAGCGAGAGGGCGAGGCGTACTTCGACAACGATTCGGTGTACCTCGAGCGGTACCTCGAGGAACCCCGACACATCGAGGTACAGATTCTCGCCGACGAACACGGCAACGTCCGCCATCTCGGCGAGCGTGACTGTTCGCTCCAGCGCCGCCACCAGAAGGTCATCGAGGAGGGCCCCTCGCCGGCACTCTCGGATGAACTCCGAGAGAAAATCGGCGAGGCCGCCCGCCGCGGCGCCGACGAGGCCGACTACTACAACGCCGGTACCTTCGAGTTCCTCGTCGAGGAAGAGGACCGCGAGGACGGCGAACTGCTCGGTCCGGACGCGAACTTCTACTTCCTCGAAGTCAACACTCGGATTCAGGTCGAACACTGTGTCACCGAGGAGTTGACGGGCATCGACATCGTCAAGTGGCAACTGCGGGTCGCCGCTGGCGAGGAGCTGACCTTCGAACAGGACGACGTGGAACTCGAAGGCCACGCCATCGAGTACCGCATCAACGCCGAGAACGCCGCCGACGACTTCGCGCCCGCCTCGGGCGGGGAACTCGAAGTGTACGACCCGCCGGGCGGTATCGGCGTTCGTCTCGACGACGCCGCCCGACAGGGCGACGACCTCGTCACCGACTACGACTCGATGATAGCGAAACTCATCGTCCACGGCGAGGACCGCGAGGAGTGCTTCGCCCGCTCGGCCCGTGCCCTTGCGGAGTACGACATCGAGGGTATCCCGACCATCATCCCGTTCCACCGGCTCATGTTGGACGACGAGGAGTTCACCGCGGGCACCCACACGACGAAGTACCTCGACCATCACCTCGACCGCGACCGCCTCGACGAGGCCCAAGAGAAGTGGGGCACCGGTGACACCGAAAGCGAGACCGACGAGGAGGTCGTCGAGCGTGAGTTCACCGTCGAGGTCAACGGCAAGCGCTTCCAGGTGAACCTCGAAGAGCGCGCCGAGATGGCCGCGGCCCGTCCCGCACCGGGCGCCGCTGGCGGAGGCGGCGGTGGCGGCGGTGGCGGCGGAGGGGGAGGCGGTGGCGGCAGCAGCGCCCCCGCCGTCTCCGCGGAGGGCGAGGTCGTCAGCGCCGAGATGCAGGGAACCATCCTCGAAGTGAACGTCGCGGAGGGCGACACCGTCGAATCCGGTGACGTCATCTGCGTGCTTGAGGCGATGAAGATGGAAAACGACGTCATCGCCGAAATAGGTGGCACGGTCACGGAAGTCGCCATCGAGGAGGGCCAGTCGGTCAATCAGGGCGACCCGTTGGTTGTGCTGGACTAA
- a CDS encoding cobalamin B12-binding domain-containing protein has protein sequence MSDESRSIRCLVAKVGLDGHDRGAHVISRAFRDAGFEVIYSGLHKTPDELVQAAVQEDVDVVGISILSGAHNTLVPKVIDGLKAYEAFDDTLVLVGGIIPEEDRADLLNLGVSEVFGPGASMAETIDFIRDNAPER, from the coding sequence ATGTCGGATGAAAGCCGTTCTATTCGGTGTTTGGTAGCGAAAGTCGGGCTTGATGGACATGATCGTGGTGCACACGTCATCTCGCGTGCCTTCCGTGACGCCGGCTTCGAGGTTATCTACTCGGGACTACACAAGACGCCGGACGAACTCGTGCAGGCAGCTGTCCAAGAAGACGTTGACGTCGTTGGAATCTCTATCCTCTCGGGGGCGCACAACACGCTCGTCCCGAAGGTGATTGATGGGCTCAAAGCCTACGAGGCGTTTGACGACACCCTCGTGCTGGTCGGTGGTATCATTCCTGAGGAAGACCGAGCTGACCTTCTGAATTTGGGCGTTTCGGAGGTCTTTGGGCCGGGGGCCTCTATGGCAGAGACGATTGACTTTATCCGCGACAATGCACCTGAGCGGTAA
- a CDS encoding acc operon protein, whose protein sequence is MEDNIPGFVPQDANGEEAAAIVAAVSTYIQEQNVEAKDDPSWQGNRWQFASRMDAVLQRSPRIPTDAPTDGWSASGRAGRMG, encoded by the coding sequence ATGGAAGACAACATTCCGGGGTTCGTCCCACAGGATGCCAACGGTGAGGAGGCTGCTGCCATCGTCGCGGCCGTCTCCACATACATCCAAGAACAGAACGTTGAGGCCAAGGATGACCCCTCGTGGCAGGGTAATCGCTGGCAGTTTGCAAGTCGAATGGACGCGGTCCTGCAGCGTAGCCCCCGAATTCCGACCGACGCCCCGACTGACGGCTGGTCGGCGAGCGGGCGAGCCGGTCGGATGGGCTGA
- a CDS encoding acyl-CoA carboxylase subunit beta, with the protein MVDKDPLTDLRIKKDDAEKGGGEERIAKQHEKGKLTARERIEYFLDDGTFEEFDQLKTHRCTNFDMEENQPYGDGVVTGYGEVDGRQVFVFAHDFTVFGGSLGEAFAEKVCKVMDRAVETGAPIIGLNDSAGARIQEGIDSLAGYADIFHRNQKASGVVPQISAIMGPCAGGAVYSPAITDFIFMVEETSHMFITGPDVIETVTGEEVGFEELGGASTHTKESGVAHFSSAAEKEALDDIRYLLSYLPSNNVEDPPRVEPWDDPERRDEELADVVPAEPQKPYDIVDVIDRVVDEDSFFEVADGYARNLVTGFGRLDGRSVGVVANQPRVNAGTLDIDASLKGGRFVRFCDAFNIPIVTFVDVPGFMPGTDQEHGGIIKHGAKLLYAFSEATVPLLTVITRKAYGGAYDVMASKHLEADVNYAWPTAEIAVMGPKGAVNILYDDELAAADDVEARRQQLIDEYRDQFANPYTAAERGFVDDVLEPKETRPRLIRDLEMLESKRKDTPDRKHGNIPL; encoded by the coding sequence ATGGTAGACAAAGATCCATTAACTGATCTCCGTATAAAAAAGGACGATGCTGAGAAGGGCGGTGGCGAAGAGCGCATCGCCAAGCAACACGAAAAGGGGAAGCTTACCGCTCGCGAGCGAATCGAGTACTTCCTCGACGACGGCACCTTCGAGGAGTTCGACCAGCTGAAAACCCACCGCTGTACGAACTTCGACATGGAGGAAAACCAGCCCTACGGCGACGGCGTCGTCACCGGCTACGGCGAAGTCGACGGCCGACAGGTGTTCGTCTTCGCACACGACTTCACCGTCTTCGGGGGATCGCTCGGCGAGGCCTTCGCCGAGAAAGTGTGTAAGGTGATGGACCGTGCCGTCGAAACCGGCGCACCGATTATCGGCCTGAACGACTCTGCCGGCGCCCGAATTCAGGAAGGCATCGACTCACTGGCTGGGTACGCCGACATCTTCCACCGCAACCAGAAAGCAAGCGGCGTCGTCCCCCAGATTTCGGCCATCATGGGCCCGTGTGCCGGCGGCGCGGTGTACTCGCCGGCGATTACGGATTTCATCTTCATGGTCGAGGAGACCAGCCACATGTTCATCACCGGCCCGGATGTCATCGAGACGGTCACCGGTGAGGAGGTCGGCTTCGAGGAGTTGGGCGGGGCGTCTACGCACACCAAGGAATCCGGTGTCGCACACTTCTCGTCGGCCGCCGAGAAGGAAGCACTCGACGACATCCGATACCTGCTGTCGTATCTCCCCTCGAACAACGTCGAGGACCCGCCGCGGGTCGAACCGTGGGACGACCCCGAGCGCCGCGACGAAGAGTTGGCCGACGTGGTGCCCGCCGAACCGCAGAAACCCTACGACATCGTCGATGTCATCGACCGCGTCGTCGACGAGGATTCGTTCTTCGAGGTTGCGGATGGATACGCCCGCAATCTCGTCACCGGGTTCGGCCGCCTCGACGGCCGCTCGGTCGGCGTCGTCGCCAACCAACCGCGCGTGAACGCCGGCACGCTGGACATCGACGCCTCGCTGAAAGGCGGCCGATTCGTCCGGTTCTGTGATGCGTTCAACATTCCCATCGTCACGTTCGTCGACGTGCCCGGCTTCATGCCCGGCACCGACCAGGAACACGGCGGCATCATCAAACACGGCGCGAAGTTGCTGTACGCCTTCAGCGAGGCGACGGTGCCGCTTCTGACCGTCATCACGCGGAAAGCCTACGGCGGCGCCTACGACGTGATGGCTTCGAAACACCTCGAAGCCGACGTGAACTACGCCTGGCCCACCGCAGAAATCGCGGTCATGGGTCCGAAGGGTGCAGTCAACATCCTCTACGACGACGAACTGGCGGCTGCCGACGACGTGGAGGCTCGGCGTCAGCAACTCATCGACGAGTACCGCGACCAGTTCGCCAACCCCTACACGGCGGCCGAGCGCGGATTCGTCGACGACGTGTTGGAACCGAAGGAGACGCGGCCGCGACTCATTCGCGACCTCGAGATGCTCGAATCCAAACGCAAGGACACGCCGGACCGCAAACACGGCAATATCCCGCTGTGA
- the npdG gene encoding NADPH-dependent F420 reductase, protein MTVALLGGTGDIGEGLALRLAVDTDRRIIIGSREVSKAQTAASEYKSRLADRSTNAEITGAANAEAVDAADIVILAIPPFHVGDTVESIASQLDEQILVTPGVGMQGDDDGLHYHPPDTGSVTELIAERAPSDVPVVGAFHNLSAERLADLDSELDLDTLIVGDDPDAKDKIRDLANEIVGLRALDAGPLANAAEVESVTPLVINIARYSEGMQDVGVKFI, encoded by the coding sequence ATGACGGTAGCACTGCTTGGCGGTACTGGTGATATTGGCGAAGGGCTGGCCCTCCGGCTGGCTGTCGATACCGACCGGCGGATTATTATTGGCTCTAGGGAGGTATCAAAGGCACAAACGGCCGCCAGCGAATACAAATCTCGTCTCGCTGATCGAAGTACTAATGCCGAGATTACAGGTGCTGCTAATGCAGAAGCAGTAGATGCGGCAGATATTGTGATTCTTGCTATTCCACCATTCCACGTTGGCGATACAGTCGAATCCATCGCAAGCCAACTTGACGAGCAAATACTCGTCACCCCCGGCGTTGGGATGCAAGGTGATGATGACGGCCTTCATTACCATCCACCAGACACGGGAAGTGTTACAGAACTTATCGCCGAGCGTGCCCCAAGTGACGTGCCGGTCGTGGGTGCGTTCCATAATCTCTCTGCCGAGCGTCTGGCTGATCTTGACTCGGAACTTGACCTCGACACGCTCATTGTTGGAGATGACCCAGACGCGAAGGACAAAATCAGGGATCTCGCGAATGAAATCGTTGGCCTCCGAGCACTTGATGCCGGTCCGCTTGCTAACGCAGCCGAAGTGGAGAGCGTAACGCCCCTCGTCATTAATATTGCTCGGTACAGCGAGGGAATGCAGGATGTCGGGGTGAAATTTATCTGA
- a CDS encoding C-terminal binding protein: protein MPTEKPIRVVHLDPEGFANLDTERTILQREIDSVIFDEVDSSGESIGTDVDGADILLTHYSTVPAEAIDSTGCSVIARYSTGVDGIDVAAATDRGVTVTNVPTYCDEEVGEHVIALAISLVRSLPHADAHTAAGGWQWQSLQRPRSAGDLTFGCFAFGRKAMAAADRAASLGFEVIAHDPYIDERDIREAGAEPVTFEELLERSDVLSLHAPLTDQTEGLFNADVLGRLPQNAILINTARGALVDESALVEALEDGPLSGAGLDVLTIEPPRSDNPLLDRDDTIVTPHIAWYSDRALDRVRTRGTENAIAAFRGETVNGVVNPDAFDNR from the coding sequence ATGCCGACCGAGAAGCCTATTCGCGTTGTCCATCTTGATCCTGAAGGTTTCGCAAACCTCGACACCGAACGGACAATCCTCCAACGAGAAATTGACAGTGTGATATTCGATGAAGTTGATTCCTCTGGTGAATCCATCGGTACGGATGTTGATGGGGCCGATATACTGCTTACCCATTATAGCACGGTACCAGCCGAGGCGATAGATTCTACTGGTTGTTCGGTCATCGCGCGCTATTCAACCGGCGTAGACGGTATCGACGTGGCTGCTGCTACCGACCGTGGCGTGACGGTCACGAATGTCCCGACCTACTGCGACGAGGAAGTCGGTGAGCACGTCATCGCCTTGGCAATTTCACTGGTCAGGTCACTGCCTCACGCGGACGCTCACACAGCGGCCGGTGGGTGGCAATGGCAGTCGCTTCAACGTCCCCGCAGTGCTGGCGACCTCACTTTCGGCTGTTTTGCTTTCGGCCGCAAAGCCATGGCGGCAGCTGACCGGGCTGCTTCCCTTGGGTTTGAGGTCATCGCACATGACCCCTATATCGACGAACGTGATATACGTGAGGCAGGTGCTGAGCCGGTCACTTTCGAGGAATTACTCGAGCGAAGCGATGTCCTTTCGCTACATGCGCCGCTGACGGACCAGACTGAGGGGCTGTTCAATGCCGATGTTCTCGGTCGCCTCCCCCAAAATGCTATTCTGATCAACACTGCCCGAGGAGCGCTGGTTGATGAGAGTGCTCTAGTCGAAGCTCTTGAGGATGGACCGCTATCTGGAGCGGGATTAGATGTGCTGACAATAGAACCGCCACGATCGGACAATCCTCTCCTCGACCGCGACGATACAATTGTGACGCCACACATCGCTTGGTACTCCGATAGAGCCCTCGACCGTGTTCGAACTCGAGGAACCGAAAATGCAATTGCTGCGTTCCGAGGTGAGACTGTCAACGGCGTTGTCAACCCCGATGCTTTCGACAACCGCTAA
- a CDS encoding LLM class flavin-dependent oxidoreductase, protein MRIGVNLSDLDYEQMREYAVQAEDAGLDSVWVGETWGWEAFTVLGELAQLTDEVTLGSGIVPVYTRSPALLGQAAATVAEATDDRFVMGLGTSGPAVIEQWHGESFERPIGYTAETISVIRKVLSGDTVSHDGDAFELEGFRFRADRESGDVPLYVGALGKSNVRMAGAVADGWMPIFVPRQRITELYSEFVDSAESRDRDPNGLTVQPNTVAAISEDGETARDAVRHHIAFYVGAMGDFYHRTLSEAGYEETADAVRETWHDEGPQAAADTVTDEVIEQAAIVGTPEEAHTQLDAYADGPADEVVGFFPRSAEPALMESTVKYLGEY, encoded by the coding sequence ATGAGAATTGGTGTCAATCTCAGTGATTTAGACTACGAACAGATGCGTGAGTATGCCGTCCAAGCTGAGGACGCCGGTCTTGATTCGGTCTGGGTCGGTGAAACCTGGGGGTGGGAGGCATTCACCGTACTGGGTGAACTCGCCCAGTTGACTGACGAAGTGACCCTAGGGTCGGGCATCGTCCCAGTGTACACTCGGTCGCCAGCCTTACTCGGTCAGGCGGCAGCAACCGTCGCGGAGGCGACGGACGACAGGTTCGTTATGGGCTTGGGTACCAGCGGGCCAGCTGTCATCGAACAATGGCATGGAGAGTCCTTTGAGCGACCCATTGGCTACACGGCCGAGACAATCAGTGTAATACGGAAAGTGCTCTCTGGAGACACCGTCTCTCATGACGGCGATGCCTTCGAGCTTGAGGGATTCCGTTTCCGGGCCGATCGCGAGTCCGGTGATGTTCCGCTATACGTCGGTGCACTCGGTAAGTCGAACGTCCGAATGGCCGGCGCAGTTGCCGATGGCTGGATGCCGATTTTTGTTCCGCGACAGCGTATCACCGAGCTATACAGTGAGTTCGTCGACAGCGCCGAATCGAGGGACCGTGATCCGAACGGACTGACGGTCCAACCCAACACGGTCGCGGCGATCAGCGAAGACGGCGAGACAGCTCGAGATGCGGTGCGCCACCACATAGCCTTCTACGTTGGCGCAATGGGCGATTTCTACCACCGTACCCTCTCCGAAGCCGGCTACGAGGAGACGGCCGACGCCGTCCGCGAGACTTGGCACGACGAGGGGCCCCAAGCCGCCGCAGATACCGTCACCGACGAGGTGATAGAGCAAGCTGCTATCGTCGGTACGCCTGAGGAAGCCCATACCCAATTGGACGCCTACGCTGATGGGCCCGCTGACGAGGTAGTTGGGTTCTTCCCCCGCTCGGCAGAGCCTGCTCTAATGGAATCGACCGTGAAGTACCTAGGTGAGTACTGA